Proteins from a single region of Hypanus sabinus isolate sHypSab1 chromosome 26, sHypSab1.hap1, whole genome shotgun sequence:
- the LOC132381329 gene encoding uncharacterized protein LOC132381329 isoform X2 — protein MGVMDRKVKERNIAQKPSVYFLRPSAQEAIDKRVPAACLATDYLPNKYTLNISAGSYSEKRSEKDAQISIQDKSYSLLAFLTAPWSSVSSQMSCRFNETDYVDKGGQGVCIELDDDDEDERDVQELSLTVFGLRILFFKSVIFNILMSVRVWIS, from the exons AACGGAACATTGCACAGAAGCCATCCGTCTATTTCCTCCGACCCTCTGCGCAGGAAGCTATCGACAAGCGGGTGCCAGCTGCCTGCCTTGCCACTGACTACTTACCCAATAAGTACACTCTCAACATATCTGCAGGCAGTTATTCCGAGAAAAGATCTGAAAAAGATGCTCAAATCTCCATCCAGGACAAAAGTTACAGCCTGTTGGCTTTCCTTACCGCGCCATGGTCCAGTGTGTCGTCTCAAATGAGCTGCCGGTTCAACGAGACCGATTACGTGGACA AGGGTGGCCAGGGGGTTTGCATTGAACTTGATGACGATGATGAAGACG AACGAGACGTACAAGAGCTCTCACTAACAGTCTTCGGATTGAGGATTCTGTTCTTCAAAAGCGTTATCTTCAACATCTTGATGTCTGTTCGTGTTTGGATATCATAA
- the LOC132381329 gene encoding uncharacterized protein LOC132381329 isoform X6: MPKRNIAQKPSVYFLRPSAQEAIDKRVPAACLATDYLPNKYTLNISAGSYSEKRSEKDAQISIQDKSYSLLAFLTAPWSSVSSQMSCRFNETDYVDKGGQGVCIELDDDDEDERDVQELSLTVFGLRILFFKSVIFNILMSVRVWIS; the protein is encoded by the exons AACGGAACATTGCACAGAAGCCATCCGTCTATTTCCTCCGACCCTCTGCGCAGGAAGCTATCGACAAGCGGGTGCCAGCTGCCTGCCTTGCCACTGACTACTTACCCAATAAGTACACTCTCAACATATCTGCAGGCAGTTATTCCGAGAAAAGATCTGAAAAAGATGCTCAAATCTCCATCCAGGACAAAAGTTACAGCCTGTTGGCTTTCCTTACCGCGCCATGGTCCAGTGTGTCGTCTCAAATGAGCTGCCGGTTCAACGAGACCGATTACGTGGACA AGGGTGGCCAGGGGGTTTGCATTGAACTTGATGACGATGATGAAGACG AACGAGACGTACAAGAGCTCTCACTAACAGTCTTCGGATTGAGGATTCTGTTCTTCAAAAGCGTTATCTTCAACATCTTGATGTCTGTTCGTGTTTGGATATCATAA
- the LOC132381329 gene encoding uncharacterized protein LOC132381329 isoform X3, translating to MLTVTPKRNIAQKPSVYFLRPSAQEAIDKRVPAACLATDYLPNKYTLNISAGSYSEKRSEKDAQISIQDKSYSLLAFLTAPWSSVSSQMSCRFNETDYVDKGGQGVCIELDDDDEDERDVQELSLTVFGLRILFFKSVIFNILMSVRVWIS from the exons AACGGAACATTGCACAGAAGCCATCCGTCTATTTCCTCCGACCCTCTGCGCAGGAAGCTATCGACAAGCGGGTGCCAGCTGCCTGCCTTGCCACTGACTACTTACCCAATAAGTACACTCTCAACATATCTGCAGGCAGTTATTCCGAGAAAAGATCTGAAAAAGATGCTCAAATCTCCATCCAGGACAAAAGTTACAGCCTGTTGGCTTTCCTTACCGCGCCATGGTCCAGTGTGTCGTCTCAAATGAGCTGCCGGTTCAACGAGACCGATTACGTGGACA AGGGTGGCCAGGGGGTTTGCATTGAACTTGATGACGATGATGAAGACG AACGAGACGTACAAGAGCTCTCACTAACAGTCTTCGGATTGAGGATTCTGTTCTTCAAAAGCGTTATCTTCAACATCTTGATGTCTGTTCGTGTTTGGATATCATAA
- the LOC132381329 gene encoding uncharacterized protein LOC132381329 isoform X4: MEPKRNIAQKPSVYFLRPSAQEAIDKRVPAACLATDYLPNKYTLNISAGSYSEKRSEKDAQISIQDKSYSLLAFLTAPWSSVSSQMSCRFNETDYVDKGGQGVCIELDDDDEDERDVQELSLTVFGLRILFFKSVIFNILMSVRVWIS, translated from the exons ATGGAACCCA AACGGAACATTGCACAGAAGCCATCCGTCTATTTCCTCCGACCCTCTGCGCAGGAAGCTATCGACAAGCGGGTGCCAGCTGCCTGCCTTGCCACTGACTACTTACCCAATAAGTACACTCTCAACATATCTGCAGGCAGTTATTCCGAGAAAAGATCTGAAAAAGATGCTCAAATCTCCATCCAGGACAAAAGTTACAGCCTGTTGGCTTTCCTTACCGCGCCATGGTCCAGTGTGTCGTCTCAAATGAGCTGCCGGTTCAACGAGACCGATTACGTGGACA AGGGTGGCCAGGGGGTTTGCATTGAACTTGATGACGATGATGAAGACG AACGAGACGTACAAGAGCTCTCACTAACAGTCTTCGGATTGAGGATTCTGTTCTTCAAAAGCGTTATCTTCAACATCTTGATGTCTGTTCGTGTTTGGATATCATAA